Proteins encoded together in one Vigna angularis cultivar LongXiaoDou No.4 chromosome 5, ASM1680809v1, whole genome shotgun sequence window:
- the LOC128196482 gene encoding uncharacterized protein LOC128196482 → MDNTRPCQLYIFSDTGTMLVARGTVYETTTVVLGVQLVEDEVKVTVDEVVVPDVALPMPTDEIFTMEEAFKSFVAWPKHLVGDISDPPIGQDGGPTPKKTHLSRTNLLVHYTSLLKSFQMRR, encoded by the exons ATGGACAACACTCGTCCATGTCAGTTATATATTTTCTCTGATACtgggaccatgctagtggctcgtggcaCAGTCTATGAGACAACCACTGTAGTACTTGGTGTACAGCTAGTagaagatgaggtcaaggtcacggtggatgaagttgtcgtACCAGATGTCGCTCTTCCTATGCCTACAGATGAGATCTTCACTATGGAAGAGGCATTTAAGTCCTTCGTCGCCTGGCCTAAACATTTGGTTGGTGATATATCTGatcccccg ATAGGTCAAGATGGAGGTCctacaccgaagaagactcatttatctagGACGAACCTCTTAGTGCATTATACGAGcttgctaaaatcatttcaaatgcgccgatga
- the LOC108339187 gene encoding uncharacterized protein LOC108339187 yields MELQSNLTMRIGQPKLETEETAESHSLLVHLPGYAEDDIGAEFEYDYRRVRVFGRRSLGDNRSIRFNIAYAVPMNCDVNKLKGVFQGEIFSIIMPKVTIPRKVQGQIMKTCEEPKSIVESQIQANEALTSPKSDSVPQKGEGVSQDAKNQREVSFESSEKKRVERKETKDESENDSVSGKPPQKGKNEGVMDETSSITRSGKLGDIECKIGERKGKEKVEMNSKIGDIGSSERIGIKEVAATASQAVTSLIKGFNEEDKHVLLYTSVTVLVFALGVYASYKLRSLAK; encoded by the exons ATGGAATTGCAATCAAACCTAACCATGAGAATTGGGCAGCCAAAATTAGAAACAGAGGAGACCGCTGAATCACATTCCCTGCTTGTTCATCTTCCTG GTTATGCAGAGGATGATATAGGTGCTGAATTTGAGTATGATTATAGAAGAGTTAGGGTTTTTGGTAGACGATCACTTGGAGATAATAGATCAATCCGCTTCAACATTGCATATGCAGTTCCTATGAATTGTGACGTGAACAAGCTAAAGGGTGTGTTCCAAGGAGAAATTTTTAGCATTATAATGCCAAAGGTAACCATACCAAGGAAAGTGCAAGGTCAAATAATGAAAACCTGTGAGGAGCCAAAATCAATAGTTGAGAGTCAAATACAAGCTAATGAGGCTTTAACTTCACCAAAAAGTGATTCTGTTCCTCAAAAGGGTGAAGGAGTTTCACAAGATGCCAAGAATCAAAGAGAAGTGAGTTTTGAAAGCAGTGAAAAGAAAAGGGTTGAAAGGAAAGAAACAAAGgatgaaagtgaaaatgatTCTGTATCAGGAAAACCACCCCAGAAAGGAAAAAATGAAGGTGTCATGGATGAGACAAGTTCCATCACAAGGAGTGGTAAACTTGGTGATATTGAATGTAAAATTGGTGAGAGAAAGGGCAAAGAAAAAGTggaaatgaatagtaaaattggTGATATTGGATCATCAGAAAGGATTGGGATAAAGGAGGTGGCTGCTACTGCTTCACAAGCTGTGACAAGTTTGATAAAAGGGTTCAATGAAGAAGATAAGCATGTGCTACTGTATACTAGTGTAACGGTTCTGGTTTTCGCACTGGGGGTTTATGCCTCGTACAAGCTTCGTTCTTTAGCTAAATAA
- the LOC108339879 gene encoding inactive protein RESTRICTED TEV MOVEMENT 2, which yields MAFRQRTPTFRPNLSIRRVYETFQPRSEIKDLPEAYLLRLYLPGFQRDSVKVTYVASSRTVRITGERQIQGTRWYRFDQSYPIPDYIEPEALGAKFETPVLTLTMPKKATSQEKGVVDEPKPDQKLQDTTTTPQPSITIGDTRSSEPIKDQAVERVGPSGEPQMGEKDLEAKPRTATVQRDEKIQKGREEFEPKPTPTRTATMQRHEKIQKGQEIESKPTPTLPTKMETDEKPQKGQEDFEPKPTPTMIKRVETAEKPKKGEEEFEPKAASTMEPNTKTDAQPPKGQEEDEPKADITNVTRKPTVKEQLKEKKTEETRDEDSEKTSYEDAEGTTDEDEDEEKERITKREVKEEPYKSRKSVKDKKQTDFGQKETETEKLLAKEAETSATKAHKEKEKQSNDITSLKKELKSEENEVEKVGSVSQVFTKFAEGALNEEEKKLAANIGAAVLVIAALGYYVSYRFAS from the exons ATGGCTTTCAGGCAGAGAACACCAACTTTTCGTCCTAACCTTTCTATTCGTCGCGTCTATGAAACTTTTCAGCCACGTTCAGAGATAAAAGATCTCCCAGAAGCTTACCTTCTACGTCTTTATCTTCCGG GTTTTCAGAGGGACAGTGTAAAGGTAACCTATGTGGCCTCTTCACGAACGGTGAGAATTACAGGAGAAAGACAAATTCAAGGCACGAGATGGTACCGATTTGACCAATCGTATCCCATTCCTGATTATATTGAACCGGAGGCACTTGGGGCAAAGTTTGAAACTCCAGTTCTCACCCTTACAATGCCAAAGAAGGCCACTTCACAAGAGAAAGGTGTTGTAGATGAACCAAAGCCTGATCAAAAACTCCAAGATACTACCACCACACCACAACCTTCAATTACGATTGGAGACACACGATCTTCAGAACCAATTAAGGATCAAGCTGTAGAAAGAGTTGGTCCTTCTGGTGAGCCTCAAATGGGTGAGAAGGACTTGGAGGCAAAACCAAGAACAGCCACAGTGCAAAGAGATGAAAAGATTCAAAAGGGTCGAGAGGAATTTGAACCGAAACCAACACCAACAAGGACAGCCACAATGCAAAGACATGAAAAGATTCAAAAGGGTCAAGAGATTGAATCAAAACCAACACCGACACTGCCAACCAAAATGGAAACAGATGAAAAGCCTCAAAAGGGTCAAGAGGATTTTGAACCGAAACCAACACCAACAATGATAAAGAGGGTCGAAACAGCTGAAAAGCCTAAAAAAGGGGAAGAGGAATTTGAACCTAAAGCAGCATCAACAATGGAACCAAACACCAAAACAGATGCGCAACCTCCAAAGGGTCAAGAGGAAGACGAGCCAAAAGCTGATATAACAAATGTTACCAGAAAGCCGACAGTTAAAGAGCaattgaaggaaaagaagacaGAGGAAACAAGAGATGAAGATTCGGAGAAAACAAGTTATGAAGATGCAGAGGGAACAactgatgaagatgaagatgaagagaaGGAAAGGATCACAAAAAGGGAAGTTAAAGAGGAACCTTATAAATCAAGAAAGTCTGTGAAAGATAAGAAGCAGACTGATTTTGGACAGAAAGAAACCGAGACAGAAAAATTGTTAGCCAAGGAAGCAGAAACTTCTGCTACAAAAGCTcataaggaaaaggaaaagcaaTCTAACGACATAACCTCTCTTAAAAAGGAGCTGAAGAGTGAAGAGAATGAAGTGGAAAAGGTTGGTTCTGTCTCCCAAGTTTTCACAAAATTTGCAGAAGGGGCATTGAATgaggaagagaaaaaattaGCAGCAAATATTGGTGCTGCAGTTCTTGTCATTGCTGCATTGGGATACTACGTATCTTATAGGTTTGCCTCTTGA